Proteins co-encoded in one Arachis hypogaea cultivar Tifrunner chromosome 13, arahy.Tifrunner.gnm2.J5K5, whole genome shotgun sequence genomic window:
- the LOC112738135 gene encoding carbon catabolite repressor protein 4 homolog 3 — protein sequence MASTNYSSSAPPTSSFFVSSSFTTKRPPFFFAPTSFKFNAPTASDSNSSSSSSSLSSTRRWFNPLRRRKFDQPPQIERHWVEAPHQPLASSERFSVASYNILADRNASQHRDLYVNVPSYYVNWDRRKRVICKELLGWDTDIICLQEVDKYIELSNILVKAGYTGSYKKRTGDTADGCAMFWKADKFRLLESESIQFKDMGLRDNVAQLLVFEMCEFDSRRLLVGNIHVLYNPNRGEVKLGQIRFLLARAKALSEKWGNSPIVLAGDFNSTPQSGIYKFLSSSELNIMLHDRKELSGQKRCRPAQVLGKKKETVGPFILLDGLLNCWTDEEVKVATGDSGCHSAVHPLKLNSSYATIDGSTSTRGFNGEPFATSYHSKFLGTVDYLWYSDGILPTRVLDTVSIGDLVRTGGLPCKKVGSDHLALVSEFSFLDANNTSTEIVAASASPRLDNEEQDKLQS from the exons ATGGCCTCCACCAATTATTCCTCCTCTGCGCCTCCCACTTCCTCCTTCTTCGTCTCTTCCTCTTTCACCACCAAACGCCCTCCCTTTTTCTTTGCACCAACCTCCTTTAAATTCAATGCCCCCACTGCTTCTGATTCTAATTCTTCTTCCTCGTCTTCGTCACTCTCTTCTACTCGTCGGTGGTTCAATCCCCTGCGACGTAGAAAATTTGATCAGCCTCCCCAAATTGAGCGCCACTGGGTTGAGGCTCCTCATCAACCTCTCGCTTCCTCAG AAAGGTTCAGTGTGGCTTCTTACAACATACTTGCGGACAGAAACGCTTCTCAGCACAGAGATCTGTATGTAAATGTTCCTTCATATTACGTCAATTGGGATCGTCGTAAGAGAGTTATTTGCAAGGAACTCTTAGGATGGGATACTGACATTATCTGTTTACAA GAGGTGGACAAGTATATTGAACTCTCAAACATTCTAGTTAAAGCAGGATATACAGGATCGTACAAG AAACGCACTGGAGACACAGCTGATGGTTGTGCAATGTTTTGGAAAGCTGATAA gttccggTTATTAGAATCAGAGAGCATTCAATTTAAGGACATGGGCCTTCGTGATAATGTTGCTCAACTTTTAGTTTTTGAG ATGTGTGAATTTGATTCAAGAAGGCTGCTAGTTGGTAACATCCACGTACTTTATAACCCAAACAGGGGAGAAGTTAAATTAGGCCAA ATTCGGTTTCTCTTAGCAAGAGCAAAGGCTCTCTCAGAGAAATGGGGTAATTCCCCTATTGTGCTAGCTGGTGATTTTAATAGTACTCCTCAG AGTGGAATATACAAGTTTTTATCATCATCTGAG CTTAATATTATGTTACATGACAGAAAGGAATTATCTGGACAAAAACGTTGCCGTCCTGCTCAAGTTTTAGGCAAGAAAAAAGAAACTGTTGGTCCATTTATCTTATTGGATGG ATTGTTAAACTGCTGGACAGATGAAGAGGTAAAAGTTGCAACGGGTGATTCTGGGTGTCATTCAGCTGTGCATCCATTGAAGCTGAATAGTTCCTATGCTACAATTGAT GGTTCAACTAGTACACGGGGATTCAACGGTGAACCCTTTGCTACTTCCTACCACTCAAAGTTTCTTGGTACCGTAGATTATTTATG GTACTCAGACGGTATTTTGCCTACAAGAGTTCTTGATACCGTTTCAATTGGTGATCTTGTGAGGACAGGTGGTCTCCCATGCAAG AAAGTGGGAAGCGACCATTTGGCCTTGGTTTCTGAGTTTTCCTTCTTAGATGCCAACAATACATCTACAGAAATAGTTGCAGCATCAGCATCACCTAGACTAGATAATGAAGAACAGGACAAGTTGCAGTCATAA